In Deltaproteobacteria bacterium, a single window of DNA contains:
- the hslU gene encoding ATP-dependent protease ATPase subunit HslU, with product MKSFTPREIVSELDKYIIGQKEAKRAVAIALRNRWRRQQVRPELRDEIAPKNIIMIGPTGVGKTEISRRLARLAEAPFIKVEASKFTEVGYVGRDVESIIRDLAELAVKMVRDEETKSVLVKARENAEERVLDALLPSAEPVRAAYSPRFEEGTRDVEAETEQKKATREKFRMMFREGKLDDRPIEIEQTEKKMPMIEIFSAAGMEEMDMNLKDAFSGLFPKKTRRRKVKVKEAFEIFTQEEAQRLIDMDKVSKSAIERVEQSGIVFIDEIDKIAGKSSAQGPDVSREGVQRDLLPIVEGSTVNTKYGMVKTDHVLFIASGAFHIVKPSDLIPEFQGRFPIRVELQPLVKEDFVRILTEPRNALIKQYEALLETEGVEIRFLPDAIEELAVIATEVNDKTENIGARRLHTVLERVLDEISFDAPDMGKKKIEIDKKYVRERLAAILKDEDLSRYIL from the coding sequence GTGAAGAGCTTTACGCCAAGAGAGATAGTATCGGAGTTAGATAAATACATCATCGGCCAGAAAGAGGCGAAGCGGGCCGTTGCCATAGCTCTTCGTAACAGGTGGAGGCGCCAGCAGGTAAGGCCCGAGCTTAGGGACGAAATTGCGCCAAAGAATATCATAATGATTGGCCCAACCGGTGTGGGAAAGACCGAGATATCGAGGCGGCTTGCCCGCCTTGCCGAGGCGCCGTTTATAAAGGTCGAGGCCAGTAAGTTCACGGAAGTTGGCTATGTCGGCAGAGACGTTGAGAGCATCATACGCGACCTTGCCGAACTTGCCGTTAAGATGGTGAGGGACGAGGAGACAAAGAGCGTGCTCGTGAAGGCAAGGGAGAATGCCGAGGAGCGCGTGCTCGATGCGCTTTTGCCGTCCGCTGAGCCTGTTAGGGCCGCTTATTCGCCGCGCTTTGAAGAGGGTACTAGAGACGTCGAGGCCGAGACCGAGCAGAAGAAGGCCACGAGAGAAAAGTTTCGCATGATGTTTCGGGAAGGCAAGTTGGACGACAGGCCTATCGAGATAGAGCAGACGGAGAAGAAGATGCCGATGATTGAGATATTCTCGGCAGCAGGCATGGAAGAAATGGACATGAACCTTAAGGACGCCTTCTCCGGGCTTTTCCCGAAGAAGACGCGTAGAAGAAAGGTGAAGGTCAAAGAGGCCTTCGAAATATTTACGCAGGAAGAGGCCCAGCGCTTAATCGACATGGATAAGGTCTCGAAGAGCGCAATCGAGAGGGTCGAGCAGTCGGGCATCGTGTTCATTGACGAGATAGATAAGATAGCGGGCAAGTCCTCTGCCCAGGGCCCCGATGTTTCGAGAGAAGGTGTGCAGCGGGATTTGCTTCCGATAGTCGAGGGCTCGACGGTGAACACGAAGTACGGCATGGTCAAGACAGACCACGTGCTTTTTATAGCCTCGGGCGCGTTCCATATAGTCAAGCCGTCGGACCTGATCCCTGAGTTTCAGGGACGGTTCCCGATACGCGTCGAGCTTCAGCCGCTTGTGAAAGAGGATTTTGTGAGAATTTTAACTGAGCCGAGAAACGCGCTCATAAAGCAGTACGAGGCGCTGCTCGAGACCGAGGGCGTTGAGATAAGGTTTCTGCCGGACGCGATAGAGGAGCTTGCGGTGATTGCAACCGAGGTTAACGACAAGACCGAGAACATAGGGGCAAGGCGTCTTCATACGGTGCTTGAAAGGGTGCTCGATGAGATATCCTTTGACGCCCCTGACATGGGAAAAAAGAAAATCGAGATAGATAAAAAGTACGTAAGAGAGAGGCTCGCGGCTATCCTCAAGGATGAGGACCTGTCGCGTTATATACTCTAA